A region from the Variovorax paradoxus genome encodes:
- a CDS encoding 6-carboxytetrahydropterin synthase: MRFTISQRFFFDAAHTLKREIEAVGSRRIHGHTYHAEVWLAGQRDPVTGMVVDLGLLRRRLDEVREQLDHHLLDDVAGLHPPTLENLCLFIADALPEFRPMLARVRVWREALGDSCTLEF; this comes from the coding sequence ATGCGATTCACCATCAGCCAACGCTTTTTCTTCGACGCCGCGCACACGCTCAAGCGCGAGATCGAAGCCGTAGGCAGCCGCCGCATCCACGGCCATACCTACCACGCCGAAGTCTGGCTCGCGGGCCAGCGCGATCCCGTCACAGGCATGGTCGTCGACCTGGGATTGCTGCGCCGCCGGCTCGACGAGGTACGCGAGCAGCTCGACCACCATTTGCTCGACGACGTGGCAGGGCTGCATCCGCCGACGCTCGAGAACCTCTGCCTGTTCATCGCGGACGCGCTGCCCGAATTCCGGCCCATGCTCGCGCGGGTGCGGGTGTGGCGCGAGGCGCTGGGGGACAGCTGTACCTTGGAGTTCTGA
- a CDS encoding SulP family inorganic anion transporter, with amino-acid sequence MQSPLNITRFRPRLLDAMASYSRERFFKDLGAGATVGIVALPLAMAFAIASGLKPEAGIWTAIIAGFLISLLGGSAVQIGGPAGAFIVIVYGIVERYGVANLLISTACAGVLLFAAGLFGLGRLVRFVPLSIVVGFTNGIAVLILLSQLKDLLGLTVAKMPADVFSQLHAMALQIGTFNPYAFALGLACLAGLVIWPLLLSDESKLGLAVQRLAGRVARTRAVQAGARMPGPIVALVTLTLVSWGFNLPVETIGTRFGGIPEGLPGFALPDFSWETVKQLVTPTLTIALLGAIESLLCARVSDQLSGQPRHDPNQELMAQGIANVVTPFFGGMPATGTIARTVTNIRSGGSSPIAGIVHALTVMVVVLLAAPLARHVPLAVLAGILIFVGLNMGEWREFTPGQLRHFSRHYRLLMLGTFFLTVVFDLTVAVQAGIVLACALFIRRMSELFSVELVTMQPPVLTYRLYGALFFGAAAKLDEAVNAAESAPRGMTVVLDATHLIYLDATGVDALRQLHRAVLARGGLLRLESLQPQPLEVIVRSGFADELTSGQPGAVEA; translated from the coding sequence ATGCAGTCACCGCTGAACATCACCCGCTTTCGCCCGCGCCTTCTGGACGCCATGGCGAGCTACAGCCGGGAGCGCTTCTTCAAGGACCTGGGGGCCGGCGCCACGGTGGGCATCGTGGCGCTGCCGCTGGCCATGGCCTTTGCCATCGCCTCCGGGCTCAAGCCGGAGGCCGGCATCTGGACGGCGATCATCGCGGGCTTCCTGATCTCGCTGCTGGGCGGCTCGGCGGTGCAGATCGGCGGGCCGGCCGGCGCGTTCATCGTGATCGTCTACGGCATCGTCGAGCGCTATGGCGTGGCGAACCTGCTGATTTCCACCGCCTGCGCCGGCGTGCTGCTGTTCGCGGCGGGGCTGTTCGGGCTCGGCCGGCTGGTGCGCTTCGTGCCGCTGTCGATCGTGGTCGGGTTCACCAATGGTATTGCGGTGCTCATTCTTCTGTCGCAGCTCAAGGACCTGCTCGGGCTGACGGTCGCCAAGATGCCGGCGGACGTGTTCTCGCAGCTGCATGCCATGGCGCTGCAGATCGGCACCTTCAACCCCTATGCCTTCGCGCTGGGGCTGGCATGCCTGGCCGGCCTGGTGATCTGGCCGCTGCTGCTGAGCGATGAATCGAAGCTGGGCCTCGCGGTGCAGCGCCTGGCGGGGCGCGTTGCGCGCACGCGCGCGGTGCAGGCGGGTGCGCGCATGCCCGGGCCCATCGTCGCGCTGGTCACGCTCACGCTGGTGTCGTGGGGCTTCAATCTGCCGGTGGAAACCATCGGCACGCGCTTCGGCGGGATTCCCGAAGGCCTGCCGGGCTTTGCGCTGCCCGACTTTTCATGGGAAACGGTCAAGCAGCTGGTCACGCCAACGCTCACCATCGCGCTGCTGGGCGCGATCGAGTCGCTGCTGTGCGCGCGCGTGTCCGACCAGCTCAGCGGCCAGCCGCGCCACGACCCGAACCAGGAGCTGATGGCACAGGGCATCGCCAATGTGGTGACGCCCTTCTTCGGCGGCATGCCGGCCACCGGCACCATCGCGCGCACCGTGACCAACATCCGCTCGGGCGGCAGTTCGCCCATCGCGGGCATCGTGCATGCGCTCACGGTGATGGTGGTGGTGCTGCTGGCGGCCCCGCTCGCGCGCCACGTGCCGCTTGCGGTGCTCGCGGGCATCCTGATCTTCGTGGGCCTGAACATGGGCGAATGGCGCGAGTTCACGCCGGGGCAGCTGCGGCACTTCAGCCGCCACTACCGGCTGCTGATGCTCGGCACCTTCTTCCTCACGGTCGTGTTCGACCTGACGGTGGCGGTGCAGGCAGGCATCGTGCTGGCGTGCGCGCTCTTCATCCGGCGCATGAGCGAGCTTTTCAGCGTCGAACTGGTCACGATGCAGCCGCCGGTGCTCACCTACCGGCTCTACGGCGCGCTGTTCTTCGGGGCGGCGGCCAAGCTGGACGAGGCCGTCAACGCGGCCGAGAGCGCGCCGCGCGGCATGACGGTGGTGCTCGACGCCACGCACCTCATCTACCTGGACGCAACGGGCGTCGACGCGCTGCGGCAGCTGCACCGCGCGGTGCTGGCACGCGGCGGGCTGCTGCGCCTGGAATCGCTGCAACCGCAACCGCTCGAGGTGATCGTGCGGTCGGGGTTTGCCGATGAGCTGACAAGCGGCCAGCCGGGCGCCGTGGAAGCTTAG
- the nadC gene encoding carboxylating nicotinate-nucleotide diphosphorylase codes for MSLRFDFSAPAVAALAQADAARALQEDVADGDLTASLVDPGRRAHARVLARESAVLCGAPWVEATVRQLDPQARTRWLCGEGERCAADQTVLEIEGTARALLTAERTALNFLQLLSAVATKTALYADAVKGTRARIVDTRKTLPGLRLAQKYAVRTGGGVNHRIGLYDAVLIKENHIAAAGGVAAALRAVAPVAQRAAFVEVEVETLAQLQEALEAGACMVLLDNMDLPTLREAVRVNDAAGEGGKAILEISGGVTLEGLRALAETGVDRISIGALTKDVKAIDYSMRFQES; via the coding sequence ATGAGCCTTCGCTTTGATTTTTCGGCGCCGGCCGTGGCCGCGCTGGCCCAGGCCGACGCCGCCCGTGCCCTGCAGGAAGACGTGGCCGATGGCGACCTGACCGCCTCGCTGGTCGACCCCGGCCGCCGCGCCCACGCCCGTGTGCTGGCGCGCGAGTCGGCCGTGCTCTGCGGCGCGCCCTGGGTCGAGGCCACCGTGCGGCAGCTCGATCCGCAGGCCCGCACCCGCTGGCTGTGCGGCGAGGGCGAGCGCTGCGCGGCCGACCAGACCGTGCTCGAGATCGAGGGCACGGCGCGCGCGCTGCTGACGGCCGAGCGCACCGCGCTCAATTTCCTGCAGCTGCTGAGCGCGGTGGCCACCAAGACGGCCCTGTATGCCGATGCCGTCAAGGGCACGCGCGCGCGCATCGTCGACACCCGCAAGACCCTGCCGGGCCTGCGCCTCGCGCAGAAGTACGCGGTGCGCACGGGCGGCGGCGTGAACCACCGCATCGGCCTCTACGACGCGGTGCTCATCAAGGAAAACCACATCGCCGCGGCCGGCGGCGTGGCCGCGGCGCTGCGTGCCGTGGCACCGGTGGCGCAGCGCGCGGCCTTCGTCGAGGTCGAAGTCGAAACGCTTGCGCAGCTGCAGGAGGCGCTGGAGGCGGGCGCGTGCATGGTGCTGCTCGACAACATGGACCTGCCCACGCTGCGCGAGGCGGTGCGCGTCAACGACGCGGCCGGCGAAGGCGGCAAGGCGATCCTGGAAATATCGGGCGGCGTCACGCTGGAAGGCCTGCGCGCCTTGGCCGAAACCGGTGTCGACCGGATTTCCATCGGAGCGTTGACGAAGGACGTCAAGGCGATCGACTACTCCATGCGTTTCCAGGAAAGCTGA
- the panB gene encoding 3-methyl-2-oxobutanoate hydroxymethyltransferase, with translation MSNTMTPQPESAPASPYGTLPPASTPASRKPVSLPRLADMHARGEKITMLTAYDATFAAMADAAGIDCLLVGDSLGMVCQGLGSTVGVSLDAMRYHTDSVSRGLRRVQGTAWLIADLPFGSYQESREQALRSATVLMQAGAHMVKLEGGGWTTETVRFLVERGIPVCAHLGLTPQTVHALGGYRVQGKGDAGALLKQQAHALQDAGATMLVLEMVPAALAAELTAELAHCATIGIGAGKGTAGQVLVLHDMLGINLGKMPKFVRNFMADASSIGEALQAYVRAVKDGSFPDDQLHAW, from the coding sequence ATGTCGAACACCATGACCCCACAGCCAGAATCCGCACCAGCCTCGCCCTACGGCACGCTGCCGCCCGCTTCGACGCCCGCCTCGCGCAAGCCCGTGAGCCTGCCGCGGCTGGCCGACATGCACGCGCGCGGCGAGAAGATCACCATGCTCACCGCCTACGACGCCACCTTCGCGGCCATGGCCGATGCGGCCGGCATCGATTGCCTTTTGGTCGGCGATTCGCTCGGCATGGTCTGCCAGGGCCTCGGCAGCACAGTGGGCGTGAGCCTGGACGCCATGCGCTACCACACCGACAGCGTCTCGCGCGGCCTGCGCCGCGTGCAGGGCACGGCCTGGCTGATTGCCGACCTGCCCTTCGGCAGCTACCAGGAATCGCGCGAGCAGGCATTGCGCAGCGCCACGGTGCTGATGCAGGCCGGCGCGCACATGGTCAAGCTCGAGGGCGGCGGCTGGACCACCGAGACGGTGCGCTTCCTGGTCGAGCGCGGCATTCCGGTGTGCGCGCACCTGGGTCTGACGCCGCAGACCGTGCATGCGCTCGGCGGCTACCGCGTGCAGGGCAAGGGCGATGCCGGCGCGCTCCTCAAGCAGCAGGCGCATGCGCTGCAGGACGCGGGCGCCACCATGCTGGTGCTCGAGATGGTGCCGGCCGCGCTGGCCGCAGAGCTCACGGCCGAGCTGGCGCACTGCGCCACCATCGGCATCGGTGCCGGCAAGGGCACCGCCGGCCAGGTGCTGGTGTTGCACGACATGCTGGGCATCAACCTCGGAAAGATGCCGAAGTTCGTGCGCAACTTCATGGCCGATGCTTCGAGCATCGGCGAGGCGCTCCAAGCCTATGTGCGCGCCGTGAAGGACGGCAGCTTCCCCGACGATCAACTCCACGCCTGGTAA
- the panC gene encoding pantoate--beta-alanine ligase, giving the protein MYIAHTIAELRDHLAAFKRPAFVPTMGNLHDGHLALVKQAKPLGDVTVASIFVNRLQFLPHEDFDTYPRTWDSDCEKLRTAGCDVLFAPDEKALYPEPQTCKVHPDPALADILEGHFRPGFFVGVCTVVMKLFQCVQPRVAVFGKKDYQQLMMIRHVVRQFALPIEIVGGETFRAEDGLALSSRNGYLSEAERTEAVQLSKALKAMAEAVRAGERDLAAIEARAMQALAQRGWQPDYLVLRRRSDLQAPSAGEPLVALAAARLGGTRLIDNLEIDAMPS; this is encoded by the coding sequence ATGTACATCGCACACACCATCGCCGAGCTGCGCGACCATCTGGCCGCCTTCAAGCGCCCCGCCTTCGTCCCCACCATGGGCAACCTGCACGACGGCCACCTGGCGCTCGTGAAGCAGGCCAAGCCGCTGGGCGATGTCACGGTGGCGAGCATCTTCGTGAACCGCCTGCAGTTTTTGCCGCACGAGGATTTCGACACCTACCCGCGCACCTGGGACAGCGATTGCGAGAAGCTGCGCACGGCCGGCTGCGACGTGCTCTTTGCGCCCGACGAAAAGGCGCTCTACCCCGAGCCGCAGACCTGCAAGGTGCACCCGGATCCGGCGCTCGCCGACATCCTCGAAGGCCACTTCCGTCCGGGTTTCTTCGTCGGTGTGTGCACGGTGGTGATGAAGCTCTTCCAGTGCGTGCAGCCGCGCGTGGCGGTGTTCGGCAAGAAGGACTACCAGCAGCTCATGATGATCCGCCACGTGGTGCGGCAGTTCGCGCTGCCGATCGAGATCGTGGGCGGCGAGACTTTCCGCGCGGAGGACGGGCTCGCGCTCTCGTCGCGCAACGGCTACCTGAGCGAGGCCGAGCGGACCGAAGCCGTGCAGCTCTCCAAGGCGCTGAAGGCGATGGCCGAGGCCGTGCGCGCGGGCGAACGCGATTTGGCCGCGATCGAAGCGCGGGCAATGCAGGCGCTGGCGCAGCGCGGCTGGCAACCGGACTATCTTGTGCTGCGGCGCCGCTCCGATCTGCAGGCGCCCTCGGCTGGCGAGCCGCTCGTGGCGCTGGCCGCGGCGCGGCTGGGCGGCACGCGGCTGATCGACAACCTCGAAATCGACGCAATGCCCTCATGA
- a CDS encoding segregation and condensation protein A has translation MKGNEDNDTLVAGMPEVVDQVALARLYGEPLFAMPKDLYIPPEALQVFLEAFEGPLDLLLYLIRKQNFNILDIPMAGLTRQYLSYVDEIRQTNLELAAEYLLMAAMLIEIKSRMLLPPKKVADGEEAEDPRAELVRRLMEYEQTKLQAAAISALPTYGRDFWKGQVYIEQSLKPRFPDVNVIELRDAWADIMKRAKLVQHHKISREELNVREHMSIVLRHLQGQRFVEFEKLFDVSRGAPVLIVTFIAMLELAKETLIDITQAEAFAPIYVRLAYSPA, from the coding sequence ATGAAGGGCAACGAGGACAACGACACGCTCGTGGCCGGCATGCCCGAAGTGGTCGACCAGGTCGCGCTCGCCAGGCTCTATGGCGAGCCGTTGTTCGCGATGCCGAAGGACCTGTACATCCCGCCGGAGGCACTGCAGGTCTTTCTGGAGGCCTTCGAGGGCCCGCTGGACCTGCTGCTCTACCTGATCCGCAAGCAGAACTTCAACATCCTCGACATCCCGATGGCGGGGCTCACGCGGCAGTACCTGAGCTACGTCGACGAGATCCGCCAGACAAACCTCGAACTCGCGGCCGAGTATTTGCTGATGGCCGCGATGCTGATCGAGATCAAGTCGCGCATGCTGCTGCCGCCCAAGAAGGTGGCTGACGGCGAAGAGGCCGAAGACCCGCGCGCCGAGCTCGTGCGCCGCCTGATGGAGTACGAGCAGACCAAGCTGCAGGCCGCCGCCATCAGCGCGCTGCCGACCTACGGGCGCGACTTCTGGAAGGGGCAGGTCTACATCGAGCAGTCGCTCAAGCCGCGCTTTCCCGACGTGAACGTGATCGAGCTGCGCGACGCGTGGGCCGACATCATGAAGCGCGCCAAGCTCGTGCAGCACCACAAGATTTCGCGCGAAGAGCTCAACGTGCGCGAGCACATGAGCATCGTGCTGCGCCACCTGCAGGGGCAGCGCTTCGTCGAGTTCGAGAAGCTGTTCGACGTGTCGCGCGGCGCACCGGTGCTGATCGTCACCTTCATCGCGATGCTCGAACTGGCGAAGGAAACGCTGATCGACATCACACAGGCCGAAGCTTTCGCGCCGATCTACGTGCGGCTGGCCTACTCGCCGGCCTGA
- the nadA gene encoding quinolinate synthase NadA, with amino-acid sequence MPSPVIDVDYEQPAARAGAVCDTRHAWARVPAEPAPDQRVALKERIRRLLQERNAVMVSHFYVHPDLQDLAEETGGIVSDSLEMARFGREHAAQTLVVSGVRFMGETAKILSPEKRVLMPDLDANCSLDLGCPVYEFSAFCDRHPDRTVVVYANTSAAVKARADWLVTSSCALDVVSALHAQGRKILWAPDRHLGDYIQRQTGADMVSWNGACIVHDEFKSLELELLMKEHPKAKVLVHPESPADVIALADAVGSTSAILNAAQRMDASEFIVATDTGMLHKLRTLNPGKTFIEAPTAGNGGTCKSCAHCPWMAMNGLVELANALETGAGEVHIDPALGLRARVPIDRMLAFTAGLKNGQAPGSLVAGIGAA; translated from the coding sequence ATGCCGTCCCCGGTCATCGATGTCGACTACGAGCAACCCGCCGCCAGGGCGGGCGCCGTCTGCGACACGCGCCACGCCTGGGCGCGCGTGCCCGCCGAGCCTGCGCCGGATCAGCGCGTTGCGCTGAAGGAACGCATCCGCCGTCTGCTGCAGGAGCGCAATGCCGTGATGGTGTCGCACTTCTACGTGCACCCCGACCTGCAGGACCTGGCCGAGGAAACCGGTGGCATCGTGAGCGATTCGCTCGAGATGGCGCGCTTCGGCCGCGAGCATGCCGCGCAGACGCTGGTGGTGTCGGGCGTGCGCTTCATGGGCGAGACCGCCAAGATCCTCTCGCCCGAGAAACGCGTGCTGATGCCCGATCTCGATGCGAACTGCTCGCTCGACCTGGGCTGCCCGGTATATGAGTTCAGCGCCTTCTGCGACCGGCATCCCGACCGCACCGTGGTGGTCTACGCCAACACCAGCGCGGCCGTGAAGGCGCGTGCCGACTGGCTCGTCACTTCCAGTTGCGCACTCGACGTGGTGAGTGCGCTGCACGCGCAGGGCCGCAAGATCCTCTGGGCGCCGGACCGCCACCTGGGCGACTACATCCAGCGCCAGACCGGTGCCGACATGGTGAGCTGGAACGGCGCCTGCATCGTGCACGACGAGTTCAAGTCGCTGGAGCTCGAACTGCTCATGAAAGAGCATCCGAAGGCGAAGGTGCTGGTGCATCCGGAGTCGCCGGCCGACGTGATTGCGCTGGCGGATGCAGTCGGCTCGACCTCCGCCATCCTGAATGCGGCGCAGCGCATGGATGCGAGCGAATTCATCGTGGCCACCGACACCGGCATGCTGCACAAGCTGCGCACGCTGAACCCCGGCAAGACCTTCATCGAGGCCCCCACGGCCGGCAACGGCGGCACCTGCAAGAGCTGCGCGCATTGCCCGTGGATGGCGATGAACGGGCTGGTGGAACTGGCGAATGCGCTGGAAACCGGCGCGGGCGAAGTCCACATCGATCCGGCGCTGGGGCTGCGTGCGCGGGTGCCGATCGACCGGATGCTGGCGTTCACGGCCGGGCTGAAGAACGGGCAGGCGCCCGGCAGCCTGGTTGCCGGCATCGGCGCGGCCTGA
- the queE gene encoding 7-carboxy-7-deazaguanine synthase produces the protein MTYSVKEIFYTLQGEGGQAGMPAVFCRFAGCNLWSGREEDRATAVCRFCDTDFVGTDGTLGGKFKNAGLLADTIAAQWPAGDAEHRLVVLTGGEPLLQVDAALVDALHARRFRIAVESNGTVLAPEGIDWLCISPKAGAPWVQQRGQELKLVWPQGGFDLDAMARTGEFTHRFLQPMDGPDRIANTELCIAECMRHPAWRLSVQTHKITGIR, from the coding sequence ATGACCTACAGCGTCAAGGAAATCTTCTACACCCTGCAGGGCGAAGGCGGCCAAGCCGGCATGCCGGCCGTGTTCTGCCGCTTCGCGGGCTGCAACCTGTGGAGCGGCCGCGAGGAAGATCGCGCCACGGCCGTCTGCCGCTTCTGCGACACCGATTTCGTGGGCACCGACGGCACGCTGGGCGGCAAGTTCAAGAACGCCGGGCTGCTGGCCGACACCATCGCCGCGCAATGGCCGGCCGGCGATGCCGAGCACCGGCTGGTGGTGCTGACCGGCGGCGAGCCGCTGCTGCAGGTGGACGCCGCACTGGTCGACGCGCTGCACGCGCGGCGCTTCCGCATCGCGGTCGAGAGCAACGGCACCGTGCTGGCACCCGAAGGCATCGACTGGCTCTGCATCAGCCCCAAGGCCGGCGCGCCCTGGGTGCAGCAGCGCGGGCAGGAACTCAAGCTGGTGTGGCCGCAGGGCGGGTTCGACCTCGACGCAATGGCACGCACGGGCGAGTTCACGCACCGCTTCCTGCAGCCCATGGACGGGCCCGACCGCATCGCCAATACCGAGCTGTGCATTGCCGAATGCATGCGCCATCCCGCGTGGCGCCTCAGCGTGCAGACCCACAAGATCACCGGCATCAGGTAG
- a CDS encoding enoyl-CoA hydratase/isomerase family protein, with translation MLPTLQIDGHVAYLTLRRPQAANKLTPEDLPALVRHVETVNGSSGVLVLVLRSEGKYFCSGYDISEVAASSQTEGRSFGEMVDALESCRAVTIAAVHGGVFGGATDLVLACDFRVGVRSAEMFMPAARLGLHYYQSGMERYVSRLGLDTAKRLFLTAEKLDGPAMRECGFLTHLVDDAAALDAEVLRLRTTLAGMAPLALLGMKKHLNQIARGTADAASIQREVQRTVASEDLAEGGRAWREKRPPVFKGR, from the coding sequence ATGCTTCCTACCCTCCAGATCGACGGCCACGTCGCCTATCTCACGCTGCGCCGTCCGCAGGCCGCCAACAAGCTGACGCCGGAGGACCTGCCCGCGCTCGTTCGCCATGTGGAGACGGTGAACGGCTCGTCCGGCGTGCTGGTGCTGGTCCTTCGCTCGGAGGGAAAGTACTTCTGCAGTGGCTACGACATCTCGGAGGTTGCCGCCAGCAGCCAGACCGAGGGCCGCAGCTTCGGCGAGATGGTCGATGCGCTGGAAAGCTGCCGCGCCGTCACGATCGCGGCAGTACACGGCGGCGTCTTCGGCGGCGCTACGGACCTGGTGCTGGCCTGCGACTTCCGCGTGGGCGTGCGGTCCGCCGAGATGTTCATGCCCGCGGCCCGGCTCGGGCTGCACTACTACCAGAGCGGCATGGAGCGCTATGTCTCGCGCCTCGGGCTGGACACGGCCAAGCGGCTCTTCCTGACCGCCGAGAAGCTCGACGGGCCGGCCATGCGCGAATGCGGATTCCTCACGCACCTGGTGGACGATGCAGCGGCGCTCGATGCGGAGGTGCTGCGCCTGCGCACCACACTGGCCGGCATGGCGCCGCTCGCGCTTCTGGGCATGAAGAAGCACCTGAACCAGATCGCGCGCGGCACGGCCGATGCCGCCTCGATCCAGCGCGAGGTGCAGCGCACCGTCGCATCCGAAGACCTGGCCGAGGGCGGCCGCGCATGGCGCGAGAAGCGCCCGCCGGTCTTCAAGGGCCGCTGA
- a CDS encoding outer membrane protein assembly factor BamE: MKQRQRWRIGVATALLAGVVGLSGCDNQRIAELEEGVATQADVRTKFGEPENIWDAPGGGRIFEYNRQPQGQKNYMITIGADGKMSALRQVLTPENFARVQPGMMMEDLRKLLGKPAKLTPYALKRETEWEWRWVQPPNSPMVFTATLNDDQRVVRSGSSPDRGAEAN, encoded by the coding sequence ATGAAGCAGCGGCAACGGTGGCGGATCGGCGTGGCAACGGCGTTGTTGGCGGGGGTTGTCGGGCTTTCGGGCTGCGACAACCAGCGCATCGCCGAACTGGAAGAAGGCGTGGCAACGCAAGCCGATGTGCGCACGAAATTCGGCGAGCCCGAGAACATCTGGGACGCCCCGGGCGGCGGCCGCATCTTCGAATACAACCGCCAGCCGCAGGGCCAGAAGAACTACATGATCACCATCGGCGCCGACGGCAAGATGAGCGCGCTGCGCCAAGTGCTCACGCCCGAGAACTTCGCCAGGGTGCAGCCCGGGATGATGATGGAAGACCTGCGCAAGCTGCTTGGCAAGCCCGCCAAGCTCACGCCCTATGCGCTCAAGCGCGAGACCGAATGGGAGTGGCGCTGGGTCCAGCCGCCGAATTCGCCGATGGTGTTCACCGCCACGCTGAACGACGACCAGCGCGTGGTGCGCAGCGGGTCTTCGCCCGACCGGGGCGCCGAGGCGAACTAG
- the nadB gene encoding L-aspartate oxidase — translation MHDFDVLIVGSGLAGLSAALHLAPTHRVAVLTKRALNEGSSAWAQGGIAAVLAAGDSFDAHVQDTLIAGAGLCDPEATRFVVEGAPQAIGWLCELGVPFSEEGDGLHLTREGGHSQRRIVHVTDATGAAVQQTLIERVRRTPSITLFEHHTLVDLVTGTRLGLGDPACVGLYALDDETDEVLAFRAPHTILATGGAGKVYLYTTNPDTATGDGIAAAWRAGCRVSNMEFIQFHPTCLFHPHAKSFLISEAVRGEGGLLKLPDGTRFMPRHDERAELAPRDVVARAIDFEMKKHGLDCVYLDISHQPAAFLQEHFPNILARCAELGIDITREPIPVVPAAHYTCGGVLSDLAGRTDVPGLYAIGETACTGLHGANRLASNSLVECMVFARAAAADIAAAPARERAVLPAWDDSRVTDADEAVVISHNWDELRRFMWDYVGIVRTNKRLERASHRIALLQAEIQEFYANFHVTRDLLELRNLVQVAELIVRSAQARHESRGLHFSRDYPSLAEPAAPTVLVPPAG, via the coding sequence GTGCACGACTTCGACGTCCTCATCGTCGGCAGCGGCCTCGCCGGCCTCTCCGCCGCGCTGCACCTGGCGCCCACGCACCGCGTGGCCGTGCTGACCAAGCGCGCCTTGAACGAGGGCTCCAGCGCCTGGGCGCAGGGCGGGATCGCCGCGGTGCTGGCCGCGGGCGACAGCTTCGACGCCCATGTCCAGGACACGCTGATTGCCGGCGCCGGCCTCTGCGACCCCGAGGCCACGCGCTTCGTCGTCGAGGGCGCGCCGCAGGCCATCGGCTGGCTGTGCGAACTCGGCGTGCCGTTCTCGGAGGAAGGCGATGGCCTGCACCTCACGCGCGAAGGCGGCCACAGCCAGCGCCGCATCGTGCACGTGACCGACGCCACCGGCGCGGCCGTGCAGCAGACGCTGATCGAGCGCGTGCGCCGCACACCCAGCATCACGCTCTTCGAGCACCACACGCTGGTCGACCTGGTCACCGGCACCAGGCTCGGCCTGGGCGACCCGGCCTGCGTGGGCCTCTATGCGCTGGACGACGAAACCGATGAAGTGCTGGCCTTCCGCGCGCCGCACACCATCCTGGCCACCGGCGGCGCGGGCAAGGTGTACCTCTACACCACCAACCCCGACACCGCCACCGGCGACGGCATTGCCGCCGCGTGGCGCGCGGGCTGCCGGGTGTCGAACATGGAATTCATCCAGTTCCACCCGACCTGCCTGTTCCATCCGCATGCCAAGTCGTTCCTGATCAGCGAGGCGGTGCGCGGCGAAGGCGGCTTGCTCAAGTTGCCGGATGGAACGCGCTTCATGCCCCGGCACGACGAGCGCGCCGAACTCGCGCCGCGCGACGTGGTGGCGCGCGCCATCGACTTCGAGATGAAGAAGCACGGGCTGGATTGCGTGTACCTGGACATCTCGCACCAGCCGGCGGCGTTTCTCCAGGAACACTTCCCCAACATCCTGGCGCGCTGCGCGGAGCTGGGCATCGACATCACGCGCGAGCCGATTCCCGTGGTGCCGGCCGCGCACTACACCTGCGGCGGCGTGCTGAGCGACCTTGCCGGGCGCACCGACGTGCCCGGCCTCTATGCCATCGGCGAAACGGCCTGCACCGGCCTGCATGGCGCCAACCGCCTCGCGAGCAATTCGCTGGTCGAGTGCATGGTGTTCGCGCGCGCCGCAGCCGCTGACATCGCCGCGGCACCGGCGCGCGAGCGCGCCGTGCTGCCGGCCTGGGACGACAGCCGCGTCACCGATGCGGACGAAGCCGTGGTCATCTCCCACAACTGGGACGAGCTGCGCCGCTTCATGTGGGACTACGTCGGCATCGTGCGCACCAACAAGCGCCTGGAGCGCGCGAGCCACCGCATCGCGCTGCTGCAGGCCGAGATCCAGGAGTTCTACGCGAACTTCCACGTCACGCGCGACCTGCTCGAACTGCGCAACCTGGTGCAGGTGGCCGAGCTGATCGTGCGCTCCGCACAGGCCCGCCACGAAAGCCGTGGCCTGCATTTCAGCCGCGACTATCCTTCGCTCGCCGAGCCGGCCGCACCCACGGTGCTGGTGCCGCCGGCGGGCTGA
- a CDS encoding DUF3460 family protein has product MSIFSRPHYTSEITNFIEEMKEKKPTLEAEQRAGRALLWDKHLDRSLLEEYSEANVPQQPYVYQTQVK; this is encoded by the coding sequence ATGTCCATCTTCAGCCGCCCCCACTACACCTCCGAGATCACCAATTTCATCGAGGAGATGAAAGAAAAGAAGCCGACGCTGGAAGCCGAACAGCGTGCCGGCCGCGCCCTGCTCTGGGACAAGCACCTCGACCGCAGCCTGCTCGAGGAGTACAGCGAGGCCAACGTACCGCAGCAACCGTACGTCTACCAGACCCAAGTCAAGTAA